Proteins from a single region of Chitinibacter bivalviorum:
- a CDS encoding M48 metallopeptidase family protein: MNSLKYIAHYPAQLVAQVQSLIEKNQLAPMLAKKYPERHSIQTDKALYEYVSEIKSDYFRNTAAISKVGFDSKISVINHALGLHTQISRVQGGKLKSKNEIRIATLFKNTPPEFLKMIVVHELAHLKEKEHNKAFYQLCQHMEPNYLQYEFDLRLHLTVQELGLAN, translated from the coding sequence ATGAATTCACTTAAATACATCGCGCATTACCCTGCGCAATTGGTCGCCCAAGTGCAAAGCCTGATTGAAAAAAATCAGCTCGCGCCGATGCTCGCCAAGAAATACCCCGAGCGCCATAGCATTCAAACCGATAAGGCGCTGTACGAGTATGTGAGCGAGATTAAATCCGATTATTTTCGCAATACAGCGGCGATTTCCAAGGTCGGGTTTGACAGCAAAATCAGCGTCATCAATCACGCGCTCGGCCTGCACACGCAGATTTCTCGCGTGCAAGGTGGCAAGCTGAAAAGTAAAAATGAAATTCGCATTGCGACTTTATTCAAAAACACGCCGCCTGAGTTTTTGAAAATGATCGTCGTGCATGAATTGGCGCATTTGAAAGAGAAAGAGCATAACAAAGCGTTTTACCAGCTCTGCCAGCATATGGAGCCTAACTATCTGCAATATGAATTTGACCTGCGGCTGCATTTGACAGTGCAAGAGCTGGGTTTGGCGAACTAA
- a CDS encoding ABC transporter permease subunit, which yields MLQYILKRLLLMLPTLFGVLLVSFIVIQFVPGGPVEQMVYQLKGRGAAESAGNTSAGTSGGAYQAARGLSEEQLSQIKTQYGFDKPAPERFWLMLKSYASFDLGESWFRHASVTQLIREKLPVSMSLGISSLLLTYLIAVPLGVAKAVRQGSRFDAATTLLLMIGYAIPSFVLGVVLLVLFGGGSFWQVFPLRGLMSDDWEMLSILGKAMDLLWHLALPVTAMVAGGFASLTMLTKNSFLEEIHKQYVTTARAKGASEKRIFWRHILRNAALPLVVGLPEAIIAAFFTGSLLIETLFSLDGLGLLAYESVIRRDYPVVLGTLYFFTLLGLIGKLLSDLGYVLLDPRVQFGAVGEKS from the coding sequence ATGCTGCAATACATTCTCAAACGTCTGCTCCTCATGCTGCCCACGCTCTTTGGCGTGCTGCTGGTCAGCTTTATTGTCATCCAATTCGTCCCCGGTGGGCCGGTCGAGCAGATGGTGTATCAGCTCAAAGGCCGCGGGGCGGCTGAATCTGCGGGCAATACATCGGCAGGTACTTCGGGGGGCGCGTATCAGGCGGCGCGCGGTTTGAGTGAGGAGCAGCTCTCGCAGATCAAAACGCAATACGGTTTTGATAAACCGGCACCCGAGCGCTTCTGGTTGATGCTCAAAAGCTATGCGAGCTTTGATTTGGGCGAGAGCTGGTTTCGCCATGCGAGCGTGACGCAATTGATCCGCGAAAAGCTACCGGTGTCGATGAGCTTGGGGATTTCGAGCTTGCTGCTGACCTACTTGATCGCGGTGCCGCTCGGTGTGGCTAAGGCGGTGCGGCAGGGGTCGCGCTTTGATGCGGCGACGACTTTGCTGTTGATGATTGGCTATGCGATTCCGTCGTTTGTGCTTGGCGTGGTGCTGCTGGTGCTGTTTGGTGGGGGCTCGTTCTGGCAGGTTTTTCCGCTGCGCGGCTTGATGAGCGACGATTGGGAAATGCTCTCGATACTCGGTAAGGCGATGGATTTGCTGTGGCATCTGGCGCTACCGGTAACGGCGATGGTGGCGGGGGGCTTTGCCAGCTTGACGATGCTGACCAAAAATTCCTTCCTCGAAGAAATCCACAAACAATATGTCACCACTGCACGGGCAAAAGGCGCGTCGGAAAAACGCATTTTCTGGCGGCATATTTTGCGTAATGCCGCGCTACCCTTGGTGGTGGGGCTGCCCGAGGCGATTATTGCGGCGTTTTTTACCGGTAGCCTGCTGATCGAAACGCTGTTCTCGCTTGATGGGCTGGGCCTCTTGGCGTATGAGTCGGTGATTCGGCGCGATTATCCGGTGGTGTTGGGGACTTTGTATTTCTTTACGCTGCTGGGGCTGATTGGCAAATTATTGTCGGATTTGGGCTATGTGCTGCTGGATCCGCGCGTGCAATTTGGCGCGGTCGGGGAGAAATCATAA
- a CDS encoding 3'-5' exonuclease, whose product MSERRYPPKKEDIALFPPFAGLGLSAITVPMNESDCAAALADLSRQPYLGFDSESRPIFRVGEISRGPHVVQLTTLSRAYIFQLHRPACREVLLNILANPKLVKVGFGLSSDRADLKRNLGVTLDGVLDLNVIFAREGYTSTLGVKGAVAVVLQQKFSKSKRVTTSNWACDRLQDNQLLYAANDAYAALKVFAALDLPAEQLPIHYLPVRAVV is encoded by the coding sequence ATGTCAGAACGTCGTTATCCGCCCAAAAAAGAAGACATCGCCTTATTTCCGCCCTTTGCCGGATTGGGGCTGTCGGCCATAACCGTGCCGATGAATGAAAGCGATTGCGCAGCTGCGCTCGCCGATTTATCGCGCCAGCCCTATCTGGGATTTGATTCCGAATCGCGCCCGATCTTTCGCGTGGGTGAAATCTCGCGCGGGCCGCATGTGGTGCAACTCACGACGCTTAGTCGCGCGTATATTTTTCAGCTTCATCGCCCGGCTTGCCGTGAGGTGTTGCTCAATATTTTAGCGAACCCAAAGCTGGTCAAAGTGGGTTTTGGTCTGTCATCCGATCGCGCTGATTTAAAGCGCAATCTGGGCGTGACGCTCGATGGGGTGTTAGATCTGAATGTGATTTTTGCGCGCGAAGGCTATACCAGCACCCTGGGCGTCAAAGGCGCGGTAGCGGTAGTCTTGCAACAAAAATTTAGCAAATCCAAGCGCGTTACCACCTCAAACTGGGCCTGCGATCGATTGCAGGATAATCAGTTGCTGTACGCCGCGAACGACGCGTATGCGGCCTTGAAAGTCTTCGCCGCGCTTGATTTACCTGCCGAGCAATTGCCCATACATTACCTGCCAGTGCGGGCTGTGGTTTAA
- a CDS encoding ribonuclease E inhibitor RraB produces MITLEQMEEMFASIRENTDWDLAQPLVWGYFFTDKSDEKLASVIPLLEAQGYRFVDLFIPQLDEGVEEYLVLHVEKEEIHTPQSLFERNQQFYDFVSEQQLLSYDGMDVGPLGE; encoded by the coding sequence ATGATTACGCTTGAGCAAATGGAAGAGATGTTTGCCAGTATTCGCGAAAACACCGATTGGGATTTGGCGCAGCCCTTGGTTTGGGGCTATTTTTTCACCGATAAATCGGATGAAAAACTGGCCAGCGTGATCCCTTTGCTTGAAGCGCAAGGTTATCGCTTTGTTGATTTATTCATTCCGCAGCTCGATGAAGGCGTCGAGGAGTATTTGGTGCTGCATGTGGAAAAAGAAGAAATCCACACGCCGCAATCACTGTTTGAGCGCAACCAGCAGTTTTATGACTTCGTTAGCGAGCAGCAATTGCTGAGCTACGACGGGATGGATGTTGGCCCCTTGGGCGAATAA
- the rimI gene encoding ribosomal protein S18-alanine N-acetyltransferase: MSNAMPACQPQDELTFSRLSAADVAALADLDEETNPHPWTGKQWLDSLEQHECFGAWQGEHLSGFIVCMATLDEAEVLLIAVAPQYQRQNIGSKLLAYAEATLVREGVQQLFLEVRHSNQGARAFYRQHGWQENGVRKNYYPCEHRTEDGQLISREDAIICGKILLVANEVEA, encoded by the coding sequence ATGAGTAATGCCATGCCCGCCTGCCAGCCGCAAGATGAACTGACGTTTTCGCGCCTGAGCGCCGCTGATGTGGCCGCCCTCGCAGATCTGGATGAGGAAACCAATCCCCATCCGTGGACTGGCAAGCAATGGCTCGATTCGCTAGAGCAGCACGAGTGTTTTGGCGCGTGGCAAGGCGAGCATTTAAGTGGTTTTATCGTTTGCATGGCAACGCTGGATGAAGCGGAAGTCTTGCTGATTGCCGTCGCGCCACAGTATCAGCGCCAAAATATCGGCTCGAAACTCCTCGCCTACGCCGAAGCAACCTTGGTGCGCGAAGGTGTGCAACAGTTATTTTTAGAAGTGCGCCACAGCAATCAAGGCGCGCGGGCGTTTTATCGCCAACACGGTTGGCAAGAAAACGGCGTGCGGAAAAACTATTACCCTTGCGAGCATCGCACCGAAGACGGCCAGCTCATTAGCCGTGAAGACGCGATTATTTGCGGCAAAATACTGCTCGTTGCCAACGAGGTGGAGGCATGA
- the tsaB gene encoding tRNA (adenosine(37)-N6)-threonylcarbamoyltransferase complex dimerization subunit type 1 TsaB: MPYLAIDTSSEQLSFAISTNSGLVAREWPVGQKHAELTLPYLRELLNDCQLTMNDIAGIAYPSGPGSFTGLRIGCGITQGLAYAQNIPVVGISTLEALAQASGAIRAYVCIDARMNQVYCAAFERDGTGWKTIHEAQVCNPEDVPVPTGHDWFGIGTGFKTYAAALHARVGEHLSQIDAERQPHAREMLQLALSQFDAGQGLPASEANLIYLRDKVALKTHERVAK; this comes from the coding sequence ATGCCCTACTTAGCCATTGATACCTCGAGTGAACAGCTGTCTTTTGCGATCAGCACCAACTCTGGCCTTGTCGCGCGCGAGTGGCCCGTGGGGCAAAAACACGCCGAGCTGACCTTGCCTTATCTGCGCGAGCTGCTCAACGATTGCCAGCTCACAATGAACGACATTGCAGGCATTGCCTACCCGAGTGGCCCCGGCTCCTTCACTGGTTTACGCATTGGCTGCGGCATTACCCAAGGCTTGGCGTATGCACAGAATATCCCCGTCGTAGGTATATCAACGCTTGAAGCACTAGCACAGGCTTCTGGCGCAATACGTGCCTATGTATGTATCGATGCCCGCATGAATCAGGTGTATTGCGCGGCATTTGAGCGCGATGGCACTGGCTGGAAAACTATCCATGAAGCGCAAGTGTGCAATCCCGAAGACGTCCCAGTCCCAACAGGCCATGACTGGTTTGGCATTGGCACCGGCTTCAAAACCTATGCCGCGGCGCTGCATGCGCGCGTTGGCGAGCATCTGAGCCAGATCGACGCCGAGCGCCAACCGCATGCGCGCGAGATGTTGCAATTGGCATTGTCACAATTTGATGCCGGTCAGGGTCTGCCGGCTAGTGAAGCGAATCTGATCTACCTGCGTGATAAAGTGGCACTTAAAACGCATGAACGAGTCGCCAAATGA
- a CDS encoding substrate-binding periplasmic protein has translation MRLPLFLLLLASHSAFSTEALNAYTEEFAPYNYTEGKNYKGMANQILDRIIEQSGLVIKRESQPWLRAVQNAQNDPNSILFTTVRTPQRENQYLWVGPYDDCDIVFIKLKNRGDIKINSLKEAEKYMAGAARGAAGAQVLQSLGYNMNRLDTTSPEEFRSVKMLYANRFDLSAGMLMPHIYAAKQLNFDPSQLEAAFTIIKGGGCYFAFNPKVNQPAFQRFKDAFQTLKQSGELDKIRHQYLNPTSVGQN, from the coding sequence ATGCGCCTCCCCTTATTTTTGCTATTGCTGGCCAGCCATAGCGCGTTTAGTACAGAGGCGCTTAATGCTTATACCGAAGAATTTGCCCCCTACAACTACACCGAGGGGAAAAATTACAAGGGCATGGCCAATCAAATATTAGATCGCATCATCGAGCAAAGTGGCTTGGTGATTAAACGCGAAAGTCAGCCTTGGCTGCGCGCGGTACAAAATGCACAAAATGACCCCAATAGCATCTTGTTTACCACCGTGCGCACGCCGCAGCGGGAAAATCAGTACCTGTGGGTTGGCCCTTACGATGACTGCGACATTGTCTTTATCAAGCTGAAAAACCGGGGCGACATCAAAATCAACTCGCTTAAAGAAGCCGAAAAATACATGGCCGGCGCAGCGCGTGGCGCGGCGGGGGCTCAGGTGCTGCAAAGCCTGGGCTACAATATGAATCGACTCGATACGACCTCACCTGAGGAATTTCGCTCGGTCAAAATGCTGTACGCCAATCGCTTCGATCTATCGGCGGGGATGTTGATGCCGCATATTTACGCCGCCAAACAACTCAATTTTGACCCCAGCCAGCTTGAAGCGGCCTTTACCATTATCAAAGGTGGCGGCTGCTATTTTGCGTTTAACCCCAAGGTAAATCAGCCCGCGTTTCAGCGCTTTAAAGACGCATTCCAAACGCTCAAGCAATCGGGCGAGCTCGATAAAATTCGCCATCAATACCTCAACCCAACTAGCGTTGGGCAAAACTAA
- the alaC gene encoding alanine transaminase, with protein sequence MSTSGTSTSGRRRFARIDRLPPYVFNITAELKMAARRRGEDIIDMSMGNPDGATPPHIVAKLVEAAQRPDTHGYSASKGIPRLRRAISHWYKNRYQVDINPDSEAIVTIGSKEGLAHLMLATLDRGDTVLVPDPSYPIHIYGAVIAGAQIRSVPLVPGIDFFAELESAIRGSYPKPKMMVLGFPSNPTAQCVELDFFERVIALAKKHDIFVVHDLAYADIVFDGWKAPSIMQVPGAKDIAVEFFTLSKSYNMAGWRIGFMVGNPDLVAALARIKSYHDYGTFTPLQIAAIAALEGDQQCVSDIALQYQNRRDALVKGLHEAGWMVDKPKASMYIWAKIPEHYRAMGSIEFAKHLLKEAKVSVSPGVGFGDYGDDYVRFALIENEPRIRQAIRGIKTMLKADGAFEPLNTAP encoded by the coding sequence ATGTCTACATCAGGTACATCTACCTCGGGTCGACGCCGTTTCGCGCGTATCGACCGCCTTCCCCCCTATGTTTTCAATATTACTGCCGAGCTGAAAATGGCCGCCCGCCGCCGTGGCGAGGACATTATCGACATGAGCATGGGAAACCCCGATGGCGCTACGCCGCCACATATTGTGGCCAAACTCGTCGAAGCCGCCCAGCGCCCCGATACGCACGGCTATTCGGCCTCGAAAGGCATTCCACGCCTGCGCCGCGCCATCAGCCACTGGTATAAAAACCGCTATCAGGTTGATATCAATCCCGATTCGGAAGCGATTGTCACCATAGGCTCGAAAGAAGGTTTGGCGCATTTAATGTTGGCCACGCTCGATCGCGGCGATACGGTGCTGGTGCCCGACCCCAGCTACCCGATTCATATTTATGGCGCGGTGATCGCGGGTGCACAGATACGCTCGGTGCCGCTCGTGCCCGGCATTGATTTTTTTGCCGAGCTGGAAAGCGCGATTCGCGGCAGCTACCCCAAGCCAAAAATGATGGTGCTGGGTTTTCCTTCCAACCCGACGGCGCAGTGCGTCGAGCTGGATTTTTTCGAGCGCGTGATCGCGCTGGCCAAAAAACACGATATTTTTGTGGTGCACGATCTGGCCTACGCCGACATCGTATTTGATGGCTGGAAAGCGCCATCGATTATGCAAGTCCCAGGCGCCAAAGACATCGCCGTCGAATTTTTCACGCTATCGAAAAGCTACAATATGGCAGGCTGGCGCATTGGCTTTATGGTCGGGAACCCCGATCTCGTTGCGGCGCTGGCGCGAATCAAAAGCTACCACGATTACGGCACCTTCACGCCCTTGCAAATTGCGGCAATTGCCGCGCTTGAAGGTGATCAGCAATGCGTGAGCGACATCGCGCTGCAATACCAAAATCGGCGTGATGCGCTGGTGAAAGGCTTGCACGAAGCGGGCTGGATGGTCGATAAACCCAAAGCGTCGATGTATATTTGGGCCAAAATCCCCGAGCATTATCGGGCGATGGGCTCAATCGAATTTGCCAAGCATCTACTCAAAGAAGCCAAAGTATCGGTGTCCCCGGGCGTCGGTTTTGGCGACTATGGCGATGATTATGTGCGCTTTGCATTGATCGAAAACGAGCCACGTATTCGGCAGGCGATACGCGGCATCAAAACGATGCTCAAGGCCGATGGCGCTTTTGAACCGCTCAATACTGCGCCATAA
- a CDS encoding extracellular solute-binding protein, with protein sequence MKKIIFLLCCLCHAQVWAAHAYSLGDTAKYPANFTSFAYADPMAKPGGELILPNPDRRTSFDSFNPFIIKGTPAAGLGALMFESLGTMSLDETATMYGLLASDIAVAPDGKSVTFTLNAKARFNNGDVVTAQDVKHSFDTLNSKLAAPQYTSQLADVAGVDVLDAKTIRYRFKTANREMPQIVGSLPVFSHKWGGGQPLDKIALEKPITSGPYRIADYKLGRSISYQRRADYWGKDLPTRLGQYNFDRVTYRYYQDEVAKLEAFKAGEFDFITEYSARNWARQYQGPKFRRGDILKRELRHHNSSGMQGYVLNLRKPQFADIRVRQALGLALDFEWLNRQLFYSQYTRLNSFYANGELAASGKPSEAELALLKPLAKDLPPAVFGELPAPPNTDRLPNGAPGSLRDNLRQARELLKQAGWTYRDGALRNAKGDAFTFEILDDGGAMARVFPPLARNLAKLGITAKLRNIDFALYQRRLDNFDFDVTVLRFPDVQSPGQELLDYYGSKAADVKGSSNVIGIKNPAIDALINHVLAAPNRTAQITAVHALDRALLAGYYIIPHWYSATHRVAWRDRFAMPKVMPLYYQAGDWMLATWWVK encoded by the coding sequence ATGAAAAAAATTATCTTTCTGCTGTGTTGCCTATGCCATGCTCAGGTATGGGCGGCTCATGCTTATTCGCTGGGCGATACCGCCAAATACCCCGCTAATTTCACCTCATTTGCCTACGCTGACCCAATGGCCAAACCAGGCGGCGAGTTGATTTTGCCCAACCCCGATCGGCGGACCAGCTTTGATTCATTCAACCCCTTTATCATCAAAGGTACACCCGCCGCAGGGTTGGGCGCACTGATGTTTGAATCGCTGGGCACAATGAGTCTGGATGAAACGGCGACGATGTATGGCCTCTTGGCCAGTGATATTGCCGTCGCGCCCGATGGCAAATCAGTGACGTTTACGCTGAATGCTAAGGCGCGCTTTAATAATGGCGATGTGGTGACGGCGCAAGACGTGAAGCACAGCTTTGACACGCTCAACAGCAAACTCGCAGCGCCGCAATACACCTCACAACTGGCTGATGTGGCAGGTGTCGATGTGCTCGATGCCAAAACCATCCGCTATCGCTTCAAAACCGCCAATCGCGAAATGCCGCAAATTGTCGGCAGCCTGCCGGTGTTTTCGCATAAGTGGGGTGGGGGCCAGCCGCTGGACAAGATTGCGCTGGAAAAACCCATCACCAGCGGCCCATACCGCATTGCCGATTACAAACTCGGCCGCAGCATCAGCTACCAGCGCCGCGCCGACTACTGGGGCAAGGATTTACCGACCCGGCTAGGCCAATATAATTTTGACCGCGTCACCTACCGCTACTATCAGGATGAAGTCGCCAAGCTCGAAGCCTTCAAAGCGGGGGAGTTTGATTTCATCACCGAATACAGCGCGCGCAACTGGGCGCGGCAGTATCAGGGGCCGAAATTTCGCCGTGGCGATATCCTCAAGCGCGAGCTGCGTCACCACAACAGCAGCGGCATGCAGGGCTATGTGCTCAATTTGCGTAAACCGCAATTTGCCGACATCCGGGTGCGGCAAGCCTTGGGGCTGGCGCTCGATTTTGAATGGCTCAATCGCCAATTGTTTTACAGCCAATACACACGGCTCAATAGCTTTTACGCCAATGGCGAGCTGGCCGCCAGCGGCAAACCGAGCGAGGCCGAGTTGGCACTGCTCAAACCCTTGGCTAAGGATTTACCGCCCGCGGTATTCGGCGAATTGCCCGCGCCACCTAATACGGATCGTTTACCCAATGGCGCCCCCGGCTCGCTGCGCGACAATCTGCGCCAAGCGCGCGAGTTGCTCAAACAAGCAGGTTGGACTTACCGCGACGGCGCGCTGCGCAACGCGAAGGGTGATGCGTTTACGTTTGAAATCCTCGACGATGGTGGCGCCATGGCGCGCGTTTTCCCGCCGCTCGCGCGCAATCTGGCCAAACTCGGCATCACCGCCAAGCTGCGCAATATCGATTTTGCGCTGTACCAGCGCCGGCTCGATAACTTTGATTTTGATGTAACGGTCTTGCGCTTCCCCGACGTGCAAAGCCCGGGGCAAGAGCTGCTCGATTATTACGGCAGCAAAGCGGCCGATGTAAAAGGCAGCAGCAATGTGATCGGCATTAAAAATCCCGCGATTGATGCGCTAATCAATCACGTGCTGGCTGCGCCGAACCGCACCGCCCAAATCACCGCCGTCCACGCCCTCGATCGCGCCTTGCTCGCCGGCTACTACATCATCCCGCATTGGTACAGCGCCACGCATCGCGTGGCGTGGCGGGATCGATTTGCAATGCCGAAAGTGATGCCGTTGTATTATCAGGCGGGGGATTGGATGCTGGCGACGTGGTGGGTGAAATAA
- a CDS encoding GNAT family N-acetyltransferase, translating to MTVPYAISPCTELDLLAAIELLSRCAREFFFPEMGEEAQIVFLRENTVAAAQTLQAKGFVYLAAKQDAQLLGFISISPEGYIHQLFVEPDRQKQGLGRALLAAGIAAISGETQIDTLSVSASNNAVRFYETLGFVRSDEPQSWHGIPYNPMIKTLPQNPASA from the coding sequence ATGACTGTACCTTACGCTATTTCGCCGTGTACTGAGCTCGACTTGCTGGCGGCCATTGAATTACTCAGCCGCTGTGCCCGTGAATTTTTCTTTCCAGAGATGGGCGAAGAAGCGCAAATTGTTTTCCTGCGCGAAAACACCGTAGCTGCCGCGCAAACCTTGCAAGCCAAGGGCTTTGTGTATCTGGCGGCCAAGCAGGATGCGCAATTGCTAGGCTTTATCTCAATCTCGCCCGAAGGCTATATTCACCAACTTTTTGTCGAGCCCGATAGGCAGAAACAAGGCTTGGGGCGCGCCCTTTTGGCCGCGGGCATCGCTGCAATATCGGGCGAGACGCAGATCGATACGCTCAGCGTCTCGGCGTCGAATAATGCGGTGCGCTTTTATGAAACACTAGGTTTTGTACGTAGCGACGAGCCGCAAAGCTGGCATGGGATTCCCTACAATCCAATGATCAAAACCTTGCCGCAAAACCCAGCCAGCGCTTAA
- a CDS encoding N-acetylmuramoyl-L-alanine amidase has product MSRFHRSTLNRAQCIGALLFCVLLPSSWGAKIALDVGHNLTATGTTSAFGETEFSYNLAIVEVVAKRLREAGHQVTVIGADGQMLDLKPRANAAIGHDLFISFHHDSAREEYLDEWIWKDQPYKITRQFQGYSLFVFSADPQYANTTTAMSPSNPLAGVGAQWKTSLACASRLGNELLKAGLKPTLHHAHGVAGENRVVLDESRGIYEANFAVLRHNSVPAILFEGGVLPNPEEALRLKEPAHRAKVANAVLKSLDCLPPVAVLSKK; this is encoded by the coding sequence ATGTCACGTTTCCACCGCTCGACCCTAAACCGCGCCCAATGCATCGGCGCTCTGCTGTTTTGTGTGCTGTTGCCCAGCAGTTGGGGCGCAAAAATCGCGCTCGATGTCGGTCACAACCTGACCGCGACGGGCACAACCAGCGCTTTTGGCGAAACCGAGTTTAGCTACAATTTGGCCATTGTTGAGGTGGTCGCCAAGCGGCTGCGCGAAGCGGGGCATCAAGTCACGGTGATCGGCGCGGATGGGCAAATGCTGGATCTGAAGCCGCGCGCGAATGCGGCGATTGGGCATGATTTATTTATTTCATTTCATCATGATTCAGCGCGGGAAGAATACCTCGACGAATGGATTTGGAAAGATCAGCCGTATAAAATCACCCGCCAATTCCAAGGCTATTCGCTATTTGTATTTAGCGCTGATCCGCAATATGCCAATACCACCACGGCCATGTCGCCCAGCAACCCGCTGGCTGGCGTGGGGGCGCAATGGAAAACCAGCCTGGCCTGTGCCAGCCGATTAGGCAATGAATTACTCAAAGCGGGGCTGAAGCCCACGCTACATCATGCCCACGGTGTGGCGGGAGAAAATCGCGTCGTATTGGATGAATCGCGCGGGATTTACGAAGCCAATTTTGCGGTGCTGCGCCACAACAGTGTGCCCGCTATTTTGTTTGAGGGTGGGGTGCTGCCCAATCCGGAAGAAGCATTGCGGCTGAAAGAGCCTGCTCATCGCGCTAAAGTCGCTAACGCGGTACTCAAAAGTCTGGATTGTTTGCCACCTGTGGCAGTGTTATCCAAAAAATAA
- a CDS encoding uracil-DNA glycosylase encodes MNRRALILNELGLNPVWVRHEVLAQLEAEAEHADVAQPQVAIENTPPAPNPNFSPIAQAAHQRMEETIEAAPATPSKVAKAPSQEAAAIHQVLKARNTPAALRPVEVAVAAPAELDERTQAILQMDWQRLQEAVKNCTACKLCETRSQAVFGVGDAQAQLVVVGEAPGADEDAQGEPFVGKAGKLLDNMLASIGQQRGDKVFIANVLKCRPPGNRNPQPDEVAQCAPFLQRQIELIAPKVLFASGRFAIQRLLNDDAPISALRGKIHHYRQTPVVVSYHPAYLLRNMPDKAKAWQDLLLLKTQLDK; translated from the coding sequence ATGAATCGCCGCGCGCTGATCCTCAATGAACTGGGGCTCAACCCCGTCTGGGTGCGCCATGAAGTCTTGGCTCAGCTAGAGGCCGAGGCCGAACACGCCGATGTAGCACAGCCGCAAGTTGCAATCGAAAATACGCCGCCAGCGCCCAACCCCAATTTCAGCCCGATCGCCCAAGCTGCGCATCAGCGGATGGAAGAAACCATCGAAGCCGCGCCCGCCACACCGAGCAAAGTGGCCAAAGCACCGTCGCAAGAAGCCGCAGCGATTCATCAGGTGTTGAAAGCACGCAATACGCCGGCCGCACTGCGCCCGGTTGAAGTTGCGGTCGCCGCGCCAGCAGAGCTCGACGAGCGCACGCAAGCTATTTTGCAAATGGATTGGCAGCGCCTGCAAGAGGCGGTCAAAAATTGTACTGCGTGCAAATTATGCGAAACCCGCAGCCAAGCAGTGTTTGGCGTGGGCGACGCGCAGGCACAGTTGGTGGTCGTCGGCGAAGCGCCAGGTGCGGATGAGGATGCGCAAGGCGAGCCCTTTGTCGGCAAAGCGGGCAAGTTGCTCGATAATATGTTGGCCAGCATCGGCCAACAACGCGGCGACAAAGTCTTTATCGCCAATGTGCTTAAATGCCGCCCGCCGGGCAATCGCAATCCGCAGCCCGATGAAGTCGCGCAATGTGCGCCCTTCTTGCAGCGCCAAATTGAGCTCATTGCGCCCAAAGTGCTATTTGCCAGCGGCCGATTTGCCATCCAGCGCCTGTTGAATGACGATGCACCGATCTCGGCGCTCCGCGGCAAAATCCATCACTATCGCCAGACTCCAGTGGTGGTGAGCTATCACCCCGCGTATTTACTGCGCAATATGCCCGATAAAGCCAAGGCTTGGCAGGATTTATTGCTACTTAAAACCCAGCTAGACAAGTAA